One Mycteria americana isolate JAX WOST 10 ecotype Jacksonville Zoo and Gardens chromosome 7, USCA_MyAme_1.0, whole genome shotgun sequence genomic window, TCCATTTCAGTCTTTTTACTCCTCATCCAGTtagaacacacaaaaaaaaatactctcaGACTAGGATATTTTCCTGTTTGCACACACACAGGAACAAACTACAACAAAATTATCTTACACTTAGTTTTGAAGGATGCTATCTGTATTGCTTTGATAACAACCATAATTTTTTGTACACTACAGTActgcaaaacacacaaaaaagttaaGTATCAGTGATACTTGTACCAATATTCCTTTGCAAGGGAGAAAAATACCTGTTTGCAATTTTCTGTCTGATTTGTCTCAGTCCTTGGCACAACAGTGGAGGGAAGCGAAGGTatctgttttaattctttctaagGAATTAAGTAGAAAATTATGTTACCAAGTGCCTGTAAAAAAATACTAAGCTTTTAATAACTGGCAGGCTGTAGCTAAGGATGTTTTGCTACAATTATAGTCACTCATGTCTGTTGTGCATGCAGTATTTTAACTAGGCTAATGCAGAGTTCTCTTTCAGACACATAAGgtccaaatttattttaattaagccCTCCTAATTAGCTCTTCTCCCTTTAATGAAGTATTATGATATACATTTCACTGCTACCATACACACTGCCATATCTGCAATGCTTTCGTAGCACCCACTGACTGAATCAAGTTTTATAATGTATCTGATTTAGATTTTATCCGCAAGTATTCTTAAAGTAATGCTGTATTGCAGTTTAGCTGAAAAACTTTAATTATTGGCCCTGTTTGTTAACCCCAAGTATAAATACAGTGTATTTACACTCAGTATAAATACAGTCAGTATAAAGTATACAGTCAGTATAAAGGTCAGTATAAATACAGTGAGTAGTTTCTGGTAAAGATGGTCAGTAATTTCATCCTTATATGCATCCTTAGTTCAACCAACAAACTGTATCTCAATGCTTCCACCATCCCCAATTGCTAAGACAGTGCAGACAGTTACCATAAGCAGTACTCTGCATCACACACAATCAGAGATTCCCAAGGCTCCACATCTGTGTAGTAGGAAGCAAAATGTACAGGATGGGAAGTATAGAAGCAACCAACAATTCTGGCTACAGAAAAATACATACTTGATACCATATAGGAGGTGCCACACAGGGGTTACGAGATTAGCAGTGTACCAACCAGCACCGACTAGAACTTCAAAAGTTTTTCAAAGGCATAAGGCAAAACTCCACACAGTTCTTAAACTTGCTTCATATTAGGCAGGTAACCGTTAAAACACAGTGTTAAATCAGTACATTTTCTTACCACATCATTCTGGAGTATTTCTATGGATTTCTTGTATTCTTCAATAGCTGTCTGTATATTTTCAACATCATGAGAAACACTGGTAAGAGTGCTACCTATGTTCGCTACAgtctggaagaaagaaatagaCAAAAATTTCAGCCTTCCTCAACTGTACTGTTCCAAAGTTTCAATCTGCTAAACACTATGTTTCACTAGCGAAACTGCAGGCAGACCGCCACAGAAATATGCACATGAGTTGGGAGTATTCAGAACTTCCTTTGCAGACAAAACCGCAAATTGTACCCATCGCATCTCCAGGCCAATAAATGAACACACACTCTACACCATGAGAGCTTAAGCTAGATACCAAAATTACGGATTTGCTATTCTCACTCCCAAAATAATACAAATGTTCTGGCATTAATTCACAAAAAATTAATCCTGAGATGAAGACGTTGTGCCTCCTCTCTACATGGAGTACTTGTATTGAATACAAGGATGCTGACATCACCCATTTACCCTGCCTTAATTGTCTTTCAGGGCTACCCATCAGACACATCATACACGGCAAAACTAGTCTGCCAAAGGTCACCGATTGGATTTTCAAGCAGGTactaccttttttaaaatgaaagaatagcTCTGAAGCATGAGGAAAGCCCCCATGAATTCTGCAGGTACAGGCTGTGTGCTGACAGCTACCTTTGCTTCTGACTACTCCCATCCCATCCTTCCCTTGCCTCCACCTATGTGAACTCCCCCTACCCCCAGCTCTAACTTTAGAAAGTAACTATTCTGTAAAGGTGCACTGGTGTTTTAGCAGCTGACAGCATGGCACCTATCAGAGTCAGATTATCAGCTAGGACATCCACAAACACTAGTGGAAGTTACAGTAACAAGACAGAGCACGCCCCTGTGCTTCTCATTCCATTTGTAATACTTTCTTCaatcattaaaacaaacagaacccATCTAAAAATCCCCTTTTTCTAGGACCCTGTTATGCTTAAGGCACTGAAGTGACCCTCTAGCTACCCAGACTATATTCAAACAACATCCACGCAAATGTTCCTCCAGCTCTTCATTTTGCAAGTCTGAACACAGGTTCAGTAAGCAATCTCTCTGCCTTGGAGGACGTCAGGGCACCTTTCATCAGCCTGAACAAAAGCCTCTGTCCAAGAGGAACTCCCTCAGTAATCCTTCAGGACTCTACCACCAGCAGGCAGCTCCCCGTTTTCAGGAACAGTACCTAGAGGGAAAAAGGcttaagaaaaccaaaatcccaTTCTAAGAATagcagccttttcttccaagaaagGCAGGTAATTCCAAAGACAGCTGGATGCAATGGACAGTTGAGCAGGAGATTTTTCACTAGGGCTATCAAAAGCCAGGCTACCAACCTACACCCACTGAAGTTCTCCTGTGTGACAGGAGGTAGTGCAGCATGCGCACAGGGGTCAAAAACAAGTGCAAGTCTTGAAACCTATCACTTTTCATTAACATGATGCATACAAACCATTAAAACTATTGTATTTAAACCTCCAAATAGTCTTTCTACACTCAACACATCGCAATGCACCTCCTGGAAGAATTCTGGTTCTGTTTTTATTATATGAACCTTCCAAAACATAAATGCAAGCAAGATGGCATCAAGAGAGCAGTGGAAACAGATGCCACATCTAACACCTTACTTAGACTCATCAACAGAGACTGGAAAGAATTCAAACATTCCCAAGATCTTTGATTTTCACAAAGTGTGACCAAGGACAGACTTATTTCAACACGAAAAAGCCTTGCTGTTCAGCAGAACACTGCAAGCGGAAGCCTGTTGGCCCTAACACTTTGTCCTGACGGTACTGAAGGCAGCAAGATGACAACAAGGTTTTTCTATATTATATAAACAAAGTAGGTGCAGGTTCCAGACTGTAGGCACTGTCTTAAGACTCACTTCTGATATGACACAGTGAAAATCCAGCATGCTCATAACAGCAATTTAGAAGCTTAGGAAATAGCTTTGTACTCCTCccagaaaaagaaatcccagcagcCTGATCAGCCAAACCACACTAATTGTTTTGCATATGACTAGCTTGTTGATTACACATCAATTTTGTAGGGATAGGAAATCCATAAAAGAAGATTGGACTGACATTAGGTGTTAGcccaatataaatatttattgctaaATAAACAGAACTGCCATGAAAGAGCCAGGGGAGTTTCAACAAGCCCTTCTTTTTATCAAAATAAACGGGGCAATTCTTTGGTAAAGAATGCTTGGCTAAGGCACACAGTAAGACACTGTATTAACGGAAGTCACTTTAGAAGTAAGCCTGTGTCACCTGGTAGGGCCCATCTTTCCAGGGATTGTCAGAAAACCATCCCAGCACAATTCAGGTTTTGCTGTGCATGTACTGAACACCAAGAAAGCTCCCACGCTAATGTTCCATGGCCACTGCTCCCAAGTTAGACCCCTACCCATCTCAAGACTGTAAACGCAGAGCCAGATGTAGAACTATATACTGCTCAAGATGAGGAAGTTTTCCAGAGAgcaatccattttcttttctgattaaaaGAGCTAAACAAACCACCTGTTTGCAAGCAGATTTGTAAAACTGCAGACAGACTTTTTGCAAGTGTCTTAAATGATATTAAGATCAGCAACCTGAAGGAAAGCAACTAGAAAGATCAGCTCCAAGACAAAGAAGTGATAACATAATACAACCAGAAACAAATGCATCTCCAGAAAGGGACAACCAAGGCCTTCAAATTTTTTATCTGCCATACGTTATTGTAGGGCCATACAATATCAAGTATATGAAGCCCAATTTAAAAACAAGATGGAGAAGCAAATATTCCTCACATGCAATTCAGGTAACTCCTGTTGTCACTGCTGTCCCCAAGAGCCCAGCTGCAGCTTAGCAGCATAGAATGCATTTAGCAATAGCCACATTTACAGTACTTGCCTTCTGAAGTTTCTCTACtgtgagaggaagagaaatcagATCAGAACCAGACTTTATGTTGGTTTTGAGATGATTTACTGTTGAGGTCAATAGCGATATCTAAAAACAAAGAGGAATATTTAGAATTAGTCAACATAATCCTGACTCTGACCTTCCCCAATACTAATCACTTAATTTGTAACATTAAAACACaaggcaagacaaaaaaaaaaaatatacatacccacacacacacaacacacccCTAGCTCTAGGTTATAAGTCCTGCCTAGACTTTAACTTTTAATGCCTAGAACATTAAAGATATTCTGCCTCTTGCAACAGAGGcaagattgttttttttaaactgaatgaaaGCCATAGAAGCCCCTTCTTTTCAATAACGTACCCTCTGCCCATTTTACATTAATCTCCTTAGAGGCTGTTGcccaagaaagatttttaaaattgtgcaAGAAGCCTTTACGTGGAGGAAACAGTCATCTACTTCTGTATTTAGCAATCAAACCTGCCTGGCAAACCCCAGGAAAGCCATGCAACTTCTCTAGCTGAGTGACAGGCAAAGAAGCTGCACATATCACCCAAACCTTGTGCTACAGAAGTGGAACAGTGACAATCTAGGTACAGTGGTTAGCTCAATTTCTGTCAACTGTTTGACCCAGAAGGCAAGTTATTCAATGGgtcttcagaattatttattcattccaaTTGAGAGGCtgtcaaataaattaaaaacaaccacATACTGGTCATTAATGTCTAACACTGTCACTTTAAGATCAATTGGCAGCCATCAGtagtcaaaatgaagaaaaataatttcttctcacaTTTGACAACACAGAAGTAGAGCAGATTAAACCCACTTTctcctggttaaaaaaaaaaagttgtttcacaaGCTGAGGAAATGGACAAGATCCTAATTTTAAATGAGGCCAACACTGATCAGCTGGCATGCAAAGTCTCTGGTTCCATAGCTGTGAATACTGGCTGAAATAATGCCCAGCAGTGCACCCTAAcaatttatggggaaaaaaaacccacaacacagtAACTAAATTTTGATCCCCAGAAGAGCTGGCTCAGACTGTAACCAGACCCTGAAGTAACGTGAGGGCCTGCAAGAACCATGTGCAAGTATCTTTAACGTCCAGGTGCAGATGATAGCGTTTTAAAAGTCCAATGAAGCACCTAAATATCTGTGGATAATGCATACTGTCAGATGCCCAAGAAAGCAAGtcaaattttcaaatatatttatgtgCCCCATTAAGCACTTAACCACTGCACAGGACTGAAGAAAAACCAATCTGAGCAGGCACCACAATActcttaaaaaccaaacccaaagcacCAGTGTCAGGGAGGGTTCCTCACACACACCTCTTGATACCACTAACGGTGAGCAGCTCTGAACTTCTACCCTCCGAGGCAAGAATTTCAGTAAAGACACTTGCTTGATACTTTGTTTGAAGCATGAGCTAATACATCAGCTGAGGAAACAGCTTTCTGTTACGTGGCTTAGTTCTAGTCGTGTAAACAGAGCTAAGACTTACACCGGCTCAGATTCTGAGTGTGTATTAGCAGATTTTATATTCATGAGACACCAGTACTCCATTTGTAGCAACATGAACTTCCACTGGTTCAGGTAACTTCCTTCCGTGGTCATGAAGTGTTTGCAGACACTCTCAGAAATTTGAAATGTCAAATCCCTCATCATAAATATCACAATTATTTGGCAGAAAAATTAAGAACTGCACAGTTCTCGGGTTGTTTCAAATTCTGCCTGAAGTCCTTCCACCAGTTGCGTAATTTCTCCTCTTTGGGATCAGTCCAACTGGATGCTCaacctttttttgcttgtttgcaatTGCTTATAATGGCTTATactccattttaattttaaaaataaaagtttaagcATATGGTCAAGGAATTCCTTGAGAAAAGCTCAGCACTGCACTTGAAATTaccttctgtaaaaataaatttgaatttaatattttatttttcaaagccaaGCACTGATCCCTCTCACCTGTTTATTGATCTCTGTGATATTTATCCAAATTTTATTTAGCCCCAGTTCTCCAGTCTCAATTTGTTCTAGTTGCTTTTGCTTCTGCACCAAATCTTCATTCAGTTTAGGAATTTCTTGGAATGATGTCTTTTGATTAgattccactaaaaaaaaaaaaagaagaaaaaataattaaatttgttttaaaaaaaaccccaaaagtccaggtaaacaacaatGAAAGGCAAAAGACAAATCACAAGCAGCAACATCTACAGCAGTGAAAGGCGGCAATAACAGTTTCTACATATGGGTTTATGGCCAATTCAGAATTACGTGTTTGTTCAGAATGAcagctcttttttgttttaagagtaCTAATGTCTGCAGAGAGAACCCAGAGAGACCGTACTAAATTTAACACTTTGCAATAGTACTGTCATTCTGGCAAGCCTGAGCAGGCCTTTATTTAGTGCAGTTATTTTGCATTACTTTCACAGAGGAACATGAAATAGTAATAGGACTGTGAATAAGAACTGCCAACAGTAGCAGGGCAAAGGAGGCACATGAAATGAACCTTGGTGCCCTTTTCAAGCCTGCAAAGGGGCTGCCAACAATGAAGTGAATTCCAGAGAGATTAATGTGATTACAGTTGTTCCGTGTGACAGAAAGACAACTGACAAAAATGTATAAGCTTACACACTAACGTCTGTTGGTAAACAAATCAGTAAACAAGGTCCTTGGAAATACAGTCAGTTATTACTGCAATTAATACTACAGGAAGAGGGAAACAGGCAACTCAAACCAATTCAAGTGAGCTTCAGAAATGCAGCTCTTCCAGGTCTGCAGTGACTAAGCTGTTTAGCTGCAAACGCTATTAGGCAATCCTAAATCCCTAGGTGTGGGAAACAAATACGCAAAGGTTTTGAGATGGAGATGACAGTTGTCCAAAACCTGCACCTCCACCCTGCAACACAGCACAGGAATGCTCCACAACAAACCACCATCATTCAGCCCACAGACCACTAAGAGCAGTGGGACCTACGTGGTACATAGCTGGCAGCTCCCAAAACAAATTTCCATGTGTGACCCATCCCGTCAAAAGGGGGAAGCCTTCAGGAGTGCTTCATGCCCATGGAGTGGATGCCCAAATACACACAACTGGAAAGCCATGTATCTTCAAAAACCCACTTCACTTTTCCTGAAGCAAGTCCTAAAAGTCATTTCCAGGTACAGAGTAATCTACATTGATCACTCCAGATCCAAATAACACTTTCAGTTAAGACCTTGAAAGGTGTATTTTAGCCAAAACAGACCGAGAGCTAGTTGTGGGTTCGACACAAACAGTTCACACTGAATCTGATGTTCCAGAGACTCTTgtagacaaattattttctgttttgccacCCTCACTGTGTACAGTGAGACTCCACTTAACTTTCCTAGCACTGCAAAAAAACTCCTTAAGTGCATTCTTAGCATCATTACTAACAACCAAAGGGAAACACTACAATAGCTTTCCCCTACCCCAAACATACTAGATGCAAagatatcttatttttaaaaagcgcTCATTCCATACTCAGTTTGTTCAAAAGATGGCAGAACATTAACAAATACTGCCCCAGGAATCTGCTCTTACAGGGCAAAAATCTAGATGAAGATTCAGAGGAGGAAGGTTCTTTTTCCAAACTCGCTGTAGGACAGACAGATCCCATGCCTTGTTTCCCCATCCACCCGCCCACCTCGCCAAAGGACAATGTTACCTTTTGGAACCAGGTTATTCTTGCtgtctggttttttgttgttgtttttaatgctgtGCCTCACTATGAGACTCCCATCCAGCTTCTAGGCATGCTATTACAGTGGCAAGGAAATCTGAGACTGTTTTATCACTAGACCAACTATTAAACACATGGCTTTTCTAGCAGAGCTATTAAGGAGAAAACAAGCACATCTGTAATTGCCAGACAGTAAGCTCGGAGAGAACAACTGCTTTATCAAAGAAGTCTACATAGAACAGGAATGATGAAACTTAACTACATCAAAGCCAACAAGTGTTGTCATCATGCAAAACTTTTACTGCCAGTACATACTTAAAGCAGACCAGTCCACGAAGAACAGCAGCCATGAAGAACACAGAAACAGCTACTGCAGAGCTGTTCAGTACACTCACAGCCACAAAGCAGCGCCTGTAACTGAAGGTATCCTCCATAACTGGTGGACACCAGTTACAGCTAACTTCCAGAGTTCAGTATCAGTTAATATAAAAGGACATCTATTAGCAATGCTTTCCCTCACTCCCAACCAGCCAGCAGGTTCCACCTTGGCAGACAACTCCCCACCTCACAGCAGAGTTACACACCCTAACAGGAAGCCCTAATCACCAACAGCAAATAATTTCTACACACATTTCCTCAATACCTCTTTTACCACAAGCAAACCAAGCCCTCTACTTACCTTCAGCCTcctaattttttaattgatttcacCAGCCTTATTTTTAAGGTCACCTTCACATCCTGGGCACAAAAATTCTAAGATGAAGACCAAAGCTATGGAACAAAACCCACAGTCAACAGCGGTGCTCCTCAGGCAAAATCTAACTACCTAGCTTTCCTGAGGCAGCTAGAGACTACCTGAATGCTTAAGCTTCACTCTTCTGCTCCATTCACACAACTCCTCAGCTTATCCTTGTCTTTTTCAATATACAAGATTTTAAACACTACTAAAATAAGGCACCAAAACATATCTTATGTCCAGAGAAGAGTTATAGAGAACCGAGAGCATACGTTACACGCAAAATCTCACCGTTTGTTATACCTCAGTGCTACAGAAGTTATAATATTGAAATCTTACATGGACAGGGAAAACCTGTGAGACCTACAAGCAAAATGCTCCACATTAACTCTATACTTCAAAGTATTAAACACGATGTAACTCCACACCATATGCAACACGACATAAAAGTTGAACAAGAACAGGTCAATGCAAGCAAGATAAACATTCAGAGGATACGAAGAAAAAACATAATACCAAAGCAACATTCAAATTGCAGTAATGCCATAGCAAGTACTAGAAGTTTTTAAAAGAGTTCAAgacaaaaacattgttttccattaattttttttaaggcatgcaTCAAAATCCCCTAGACTGCTTTTACAAGGCTgatcagaattttttctttttaaatagggGCTTCCTTTGGAAGAGACCACTCCCAAGACCAAAGTCAGGAATTTTAGAAATGTCCATACAAGCAACTACAGGCCCACCTACTCCAGCGTCCCTGTTTCTCAGAAGATATAGAGCAGGCAAGGATATATAACATTTGCCTTAGATTCGCCCAGCCTCCAAGTGGTTTTGGCTCAGAGGACGACTCAATTCAGGGACAGTTTTGCCTACTCAGTACTTTCAGACTTTGAATAAGCAGGTGGGCTCCTAAAGCTCTTCGTACTGCCCAAAGCAAATGTGAAATAGTGCAGTTACATTTATACTTACTAGTTCGAAACTTCTCCTTTATTGCATCCAGATCCTCCTTGAGAGCCACCTGCATCCAGACTAAGCCAACGCATGCTACCACACAAgcagcaagaatgacaaacgcaCATAACGGGTAACAGAATTTGCAGCATCGTAGATAGTCTCCCCTgggtaaaacaaaaataagagatTGTGCATATTCAACAGTACcgagaaaagttttattttaaatgctgatcTGTCAAAGTAGGGGACAGCACTGGAACAACACACATGTTTTGGCTGACAAGAACTAACGAAGAGCTTTTCCAAGAATAAATAAGGCTATACAGTGAGATCAGGGGTATTACCTTCTGTTCAGTTTATCCTCAGGAGGCACATCTAGCATATTTAAGAGCAGCTGTCAGGTTTCTCTTACTAAGATTTCCTGTTCTGCTCACATAAACTTATGTTAGGAACATCTGCTTGATAGCTTGGAAAGCAGGCTTTCAAGAAAGGGTATTGCCATAATGTTATGACAAGTACTTCTAGATTATCCTAAACTGCGAAAGCCTAAGTTTCTCTGCGATGTGCCTTCTTTTAGTTATTCTTAGAGACCCATTAATAACACTGTTACTTAACTGAAAAGTTTATCTATTGGCAAAAGCACATCATGTCCACGATAAAACCAGCACTGCGTCGGCTCACAGATACGGGATTGTGCCGCGCTGAACACACGGGGATATCCGTGCTCTACATTTCAAGCAACTGACCCCGAGCTGCTCTAAGGACTTCAGTTGCAGCGagcataaaacagaaaaaacaagaagaaaaaagccagaggATGGTTCAGATCTACTTCTACACCCAGCCAGGGGACCTGTTGGGCCAGGCACACTCAGTGCAGCTCCAGGTCTTTCCTGGCAGTCCCCAGCGCCCCACAACCCGCCGCAACTGCGAAGCTGACCCGCTGAAACAACGCAGCCGCCTCCAGCACCGCCCCGGAGACCGGCCCTGAGGCGAGgggctcccgccgcggcggggtgGCCTCTCTCCCACCGCGAcccgcagcggggccggagcccgGAGGCAGACCCCCAGGCGGGCCGGGCAGGACCGGGCCGGGGACtcggcggcagccccggggactCACTTGCCgcagcggccccgcgcccccgccgccgcgaaCTCGTCCTCCTCGGAGCTGGACTCGGAGTCGGAGGCGGGCGGCTCGGTGCGCAGCAGCCGGTGGCCCGAGCCCTTCTTGGCGGGCTTCTTCCTGCGGCCGTCGGCGGCCAGGCCGATGAGGGCGTTCAGCTCCTTCCGCTTCTTCATCCTCTTGTGGGGCgtcggcggcggcgcggccggcggctggctcccgccttcctcctccgccgccgccgcggcggccgccgccagcACGCCCCGGCTCGCCAGCCTGCGGCCCGGCCGCGGCTACAGGCGCTCCGTGGGGCCGCGGCCGCtgctcccccgccggccccgcggcggcacacccggccccgccgccgcccgccccgcccgcgccatGGCTGCTCCCGGCgacgccgcgccccgccccctctACCTGCCAGCAAGCCGCGCTCCCATTGGGCGGCGCTGGACCGCCCCGCTCGGGGCTTAAAGGCCCAGACGCGCCCTCCACAGGGGCTGGGAAACGCTGGAGGGGTGGCGGGTTCGAGTCCCGCCCCCGGCGGGTGGGACGAGCGGTGAAGGATGCGGCTAGAAGCGGCCGAACGGAGGGGCACGGCCCGCCTGGTGCCTCCCTCCGCCGTTACTCTCCGTCCCCTCGCCCACCAGGCTCGGCGGGGGCCCTTGCTGCCAGAGATAACGGTGGCAGGGCAGCGGCGttgcctggcagctgcctcccctctgcctgccgcGAAGCTGAGCCAAAGCTGCCCCGTTAGCCAGCCTCTCGGCTTACGTTAGCCAGCCTCGGCTTACGTTAGCCAGCCTCTCGGCTTACGCAGCACCGCAAAACCAGCCCGGTGCAGGACTCACCGCGCTCACTGTGGAGGAGAAGTTGTCCCGGCCGTTTTTAAGATGCGGCTTAAGACGATAGCTCGCTCGGGGTGCCGGCagccggagggagggagggggggtcaGCTGTCAGCCGGGATGTCGGGATGGGAATGGATGGAGATGAGGGTGAAACCTTGGGAGGCAGGAATAGGTGATGAAGACCTCGGGGGGAGGAAGCCCAGGGTACGCCTATTTTCTCCTTCAGGCTTGTGTGCACTAAAAGCCTAAAGAACTGCATGTACAGGAGCGCTATTCCCAAACGCCGGCTTCCCACGCCCGGTGGGACGGCTGTTACACACCCTCGCTCAGCCAGGCTCTTTGTGCTGTTCTTCCCTAAAAGCCCCGAGCGCGCTCGGTCTCTGCAGTCTTCCCCGGGGGCAGTGCCCAGGCCAGCAGCCGGGCTTGGGGGGGCGAGcacgccccgggccgggccgggccgggccgggccggggcagttGGGCGCAGCCCGCCGCGGGGTGGGGAGAGGCGGGGGAAGGCGGGGCAGGCAGCCCGGCAGGTCCCGCTCGGCCGGCGGTGCCCGGCATGCTGCCCTCCCTCCGCAGgctgccgctccgccgccggcacAGGCCGCCGgcccttctcctcccttctcagTCCGCATCCCTGCGGGCGCCTGCGGTCCGCGGCGAGGCGCAagccggtgccggcggcggggaaGCAGAGCGGGCGGCAGCTTTGAGCCCGTTCTGCGGGCGAGCGGTGCCGTTCCCCCGGGCCCCGCGGGATGCTTCCCTCCCAACAAGCGCTGTCGTGATTTGGCAGCCGCTCGGACTCTGAACCTGCCTCTCCGCCCTGCATTGGCTGGAtgcggccggtgccggccggggcGCCCGGGGGGTGACGCCGGCCTCCGCCTGAGCCAGCCggcagcggcaggcggccggtCGCTGCCTTCGCCGGGGGGGATGAAGCTCTCCTGGCTGGGCGTGGATGTCTCCCGGGTGCTGCACTTGGCTGCCGTCTTCTGCCTGACCTGCGTCCTgctgaaggccatccagctgtaCCACCGGCGGCGGGAGCTGCTCCGGGCTCTGGCCGACTTCCCCGGCCACCCGACCCACTGGCTCTTCGGCCACGTCCACGAGGTAGGGCGAGAGCCCGGTCTGCGCGgcgggtggggaaggagggagtgcGGGGAGCAGTTTCCCCGCGTGGGGGGGAATGATGCTGGTGGGACTCATATCCGTGGTCCGGGAGAATGGCTTCTCCCAGTcccagggggaagggaaaggtggGCATCCTTTCTCTCAGCCGTACAAACTGCGTTCTCTGCTTGTGCTGCCTAGAGAACAGCACATGCAGGCTGCTGCAAAATGCACGGTGGAGGGAGGTGGTAGCTGGCTGGCAAGTCAAGAAAGCCATAACAGAACATGGCGTG contains:
- the EFCAB14 gene encoding EF-hand calcium-binding domain-containing protein 14 produces the protein MKKRKELNALIGLAADGRRKKPAKKGSGHRLLRTEPPASDSESSSEEDEFAAAGARGRCGKGDYLRCCKFCYPLCAFVILAACVVACVGLVWMQVALKEDLDAIKEKFRTMESNQKTSFQEIPKLNEDLVQKQKQLEQIETGELGLNKIWINITEINKQISLLTSTVNHLKTNIKSGSDLISLPLTVEKLQKTVANIGSTLTSVSHDVENIQTAIEEYKKSIEILQNDVKELKQIPSLPSTVVPRTETNQTENCKQESQSLHAALEDLNNTVVVYQKLNDIKLLNVDSTIGNLSRRVILLESSPLAVNNLDKRENLSTNVGNDATTSLKVANEDQLDNETHSDKELKETGARDSQVSKLREKLQLISALTGKTENDRPIETSKNVESSPSTTAKPTDLSRLASRSADDNTEGNGQLRHLSLPGISSIKDLQNLFENAVEDADGKLSYEDLQKLLGSTAQESQSFKKFDTDGDEKYSLQELRLALGV